In Salinarimonas sp., a genomic segment contains:
- a CDS encoding type I secretion system permease/ATPase produces MSERRSASDVLSWRDFGGALAAVFVFSAIVNVLMLTGAVFMLETYDRVLPSRSVPTLVGLGIIVVLLYALLGYLDGIRGRLLARIGARLDERAAPHVFRMAGTSSLHGRESDGIQVVRDLDTLRGFLAGNGPASLFDLPWLPFYLFICFAFHPLIGWTATLGAAVLVVFTVVIEWLSQAPAAVTLRSAAQRNALGDWTRRNADVVWSMGMASRLERRWLDSHQAVVGAQIGASDVTGGFSSASRASRLLLQSAVLGVGAYLVILGEMTPGLIIASAIIAARALAPIEGLIANWRGFVAARHARTRLRASLRQAQAEREMVALPPPRRSLSVKGLAVAPPGVRTPVVQGVEFRLETGQGLGIIGPSGAGKSTLGRVLVGAWKDRRGEVRLDGSEISHWRYEDLGRHIGFLPQEIALCDGTIAENISRFEGHQESEAILAAARAACVDDLVQNLPDGYNTRIGEGGYVLSAGQKQRIALARALYGDPFLVVLDEPNANLDAVGERALTTAIRNTRARGGIVVVIAHRTTAIASVDMLLVIGEGRMQAFGPKDEVLPRVTQRAEPHPGLLKVVGDEA; encoded by the coding sequence ATGTCAGAGCGTCGGTCGGCCAGCGACGTGCTGTCGTGGCGAGATTTCGGCGGCGCGTTAGCGGCCGTTTTCGTCTTCAGCGCCATCGTGAACGTCCTCATGCTCACGGGCGCCGTTTTCATGCTCGAGACGTACGATCGGGTGCTCCCCAGCCGGAGCGTGCCCACGCTCGTCGGCTTGGGCATCATCGTCGTCTTGCTTTACGCCCTGCTGGGGTATCTCGACGGAATCCGTGGGCGGCTGCTCGCCCGAATCGGAGCGCGGCTCGACGAACGTGCGGCGCCCCACGTGTTCCGGATGGCGGGAACATCGTCGCTCCACGGACGCGAGTCGGACGGGATCCAAGTCGTTCGAGACCTCGACACGCTGCGTGGCTTCCTGGCGGGAAACGGCCCGGCTTCCCTGTTCGATCTGCCTTGGCTCCCGTTCTACCTGTTCATCTGCTTCGCATTCCATCCGCTGATCGGGTGGACGGCGACGCTCGGCGCCGCGGTGCTGGTCGTATTCACCGTCGTCATCGAATGGCTCTCCCAGGCTCCGGCCGCGGTGACGCTGCGCTCGGCCGCGCAGCGCAACGCTTTGGGAGACTGGACCCGCCGCAACGCCGATGTGGTCTGGTCGATGGGAATGGCCTCGCGCCTCGAGCGGCGTTGGCTCGACTCGCATCAGGCGGTGGTCGGCGCACAGATCGGGGCGAGCGACGTGACCGGAGGCTTCTCCTCGGCCTCGCGTGCCTCGCGGCTGCTCCTGCAGTCGGCAGTTCTCGGCGTCGGCGCCTATCTCGTGATCCTGGGGGAGATGACGCCCGGCCTCATCATCGCGTCCGCGATCATCGCGGCGCGCGCGCTCGCTCCGATCGAGGGGCTCATCGCCAATTGGCGCGGCTTCGTCGCGGCGCGCCACGCACGCACGCGCTTGCGCGCGAGCCTGAGACAGGCGCAAGCGGAACGGGAGATGGTGGCTCTGCCGCCCCCCCGCCGGAGCCTCTCGGTAAAAGGACTCGCCGTTGCTCCGCCGGGCGTGAGAACGCCTGTCGTACAGGGCGTCGAATTTCGTCTCGAAACCGGGCAGGGTCTGGGTATCATCGGTCCGAGCGGCGCGGGCAAATCGACCCTCGGTCGCGTCCTCGTCGGAGCCTGGAAGGATCGCCGCGGAGAGGTCCGGCTGGACGGTTCGGAGATCAGCCACTGGCGTTACGAGGACCTCGGCCGTCACATCGGTTTTCTGCCGCAGGAGATCGCGCTGTGCGACGGAACGATCGCAGAGAACATCAGCCGCTTCGAGGGCCATCAGGAATCGGAGGCGATCCTCGCGGCGGCGCGCGCGGCTTGCGTTGACGATCTCGTCCAGAATCTGCCGGACGGCTACAACACGCGGATCGGCGAGGGCGGCTACGTCCTCTCCGCGGGTCAGAAGCAGCGCATCGCGCTCGCGCGGGCGCTGTACGGCGACCCCTTCCTCGTGGTGCTCGACGAGCCCAACGCGAACCTGGACGCCGTCGGAGAACGCGCCCTCACGACGGCGATCCGCAACACGCGCGCGCGCGGCGGCATCGTCGTCGTAATCGCTCACCGGACAACCGCGATCGCCAGCGTCGACATGCTGCTGGTCATCGGCGAGGGGCGGATGCAGGCCTTCGGTCCCAAGGACGAGGTGCTGCCGCGCGTGACGCAGCGCGCCGAGCCTCATCCCGGATTGCTGAAGGTCGTCGGAGACGAAGCCTGA